The segment TGTAATTTGAACATTGTTTGGTATTTAGCAGTGGGCTTCTAAACAGCAGTGTGATCAACTTTTCAAAAGGCTGAATTCAGTAGTGGGTTGTGTTACTTGCAGAGTAGGTGCTACAGTGGTTTTGGACATACTTAAGGGTGGAACAAATGCTGTAAACAAGGGAGGTCAGTCTGCTTCTTAAAAGGAATTTGAGATAGAATGTGAGATTGGTAGAGGCAAGGAGCAATGAAATGGGGATATTGTTGCATTTTTAACTTGATTCACAACTTACCAGTGTCCCACCTTTTATCCGTTTCCACAGCCTTACGACAGCTTGCCTACCTCACAGACTTGTTTCTTTCAACTGAGGCTCCCACCCTACTCCAGTCAAGTAATCATGGCAGAGCGTTTGCGCTATGCAATCAATAATTGCAGGTCTATAGACATGGACAATTACATGCTCTCCCGGAATGTGGACAATGCAGAGGGCTCAGACACAGATTATTAACATTCTGTGAACAAAATCATCTTCCTTTTACTACAAATAGTGCCCTAAGTCCAATTCATCGTTGACATAATTTTACAGTAACCATAGATGTTTTAGGAGCATAAAACCAGATCTTAATAGATGGTGGCCACACTTTAGTTACACTAAATGTAACAAAAAAAttagatgtttttatttttttgtgattgtaaaaaagaaaaaacaaaacaaaaaactatgATCGGtaagttttttctcctttttcggTCACTTTTGATAAGTTTGCATGGAGACATTTTGGTGCATTTTTGTTGGAAATAGTACATTTGTAAGCCCTCCCAGTGAACATGAAGAGTTGTACATTGTGTATAATTGTTCATTAGCCAGAACAGTTTTACATGAATATTCAcatatttattttgtttcaatTTGAATTGCCTGTGCAGGGTTCTTTCTGcagagaaaaataaagcaaattcAAGACTCGGTTGCTTGTATGCATTTGTGAACTGTGGTTGGCTTACTCAGGCTTCATACTTTTATATTTTGACTCAGGAAATTACAATCTTACAGTGTTGAGACAGGGTGTGACATTTGAAGCCTCTTAAAATGTTTAGCCTGCTGGACTGTGCTGTGCAGCCCcatgctctgccttctcctggcCTGAGGCCCTGGCTGCTTGGGTGCACTGCTGTTCATTCCTCGTGCTGCAATACAAGTTCATGCTGGGCTTGCTTCCTTCTTGCTTTTTGTTTAAACAGTTTGCTCCTCCGTAGTACTTGTTGACAATAACAGCATGCTGCCACCCTGATTCAGAAAACTTTAAATATTTTGAGCAAAATAGTAATATTTTAAATGGACACATTGATGTAGTTGATTCCTGCTCAGAGTACCCAAAAATTAAAATGGAAGGGACAGGGTAGTAGTCAAGGTTGTGAGTTTTATTCACATTtttagttctgcctttggtcTCATTTTGTCTCAGCTGTAGCTATTGTGATCAGCATGGTTTGACTGACACAGTGATGGATGTTCCTGTTTGGTTAGGACAGCAGTACTGCACAAGGAGATCTCTGCTCTGTGCCTTAGGGAAGTGCTGGACAATTGGTAATTGCCCGTTGTCACTGTGAAAGACATCACTGATGTCAAGCTACAAACACTGCTTGGTGTTCAGAGCAGGATGTacctggggagggagaaggggagagGCTGTCCCTAGGTGAgtcacagctgctctgctcccatTCCCCCTATGCTCCATTTCTTCCTCCCTCAGCTCCTTGGGTAGATGCTGTGGGAACTGAGGGCTGGTGAAAATTATTATTAGTGTCATTCTCACCTGGGGCAAGACTGGTCCATCTGAGTGTGGAGTGTAGGGTAGAAATTCCTGTTACTTTCTCTCATGTGTCTGTTGTACATTAACAAGGATTGATTGGGAAATTTCCTGGCTGTCCAAGACTGAGCTGCTGTATTGCTGCCAGCTGGCACTGCGCAGAGGGAGGGCTTGGTAAGCTGTGAAAATTTGCATATCTGGGTTTTATCTGGTGAAGTTCTCTCAGGGCTGTATGTGGGCTTTTGAAAAAGGCAAAAGCCTAGCTGTGATCAAAGACCACTGCAGAGTGAAATAATTGAGGGGGATCAGGAGTTGGGGGAAGGAGGGTCTCACAGCTCTGAAATCATGCAGACTTGGTTTCCTGCCTTATTGTCTGTTAGGTTCCAAATTGGGCTGAGATATTGGTGTCCCGTTGCTGTGTTGTGAGGATGTATAGTCACATCGTGGCCTAAACGTGTAGGTTTAATAGGTAAAAAATACAGTATTGAAATAAATGGGGAAACAGCTGTACTAAGTCCTGTATTATTGCATTCTACACTTCATGGATGTGTCTTAGTGGCACTGATTTGTCAGCCTGTTTCAATCAGCTCAGGAAATAATAGAACTGTGCCTAAAAATGGCAGTTTTATGTGGACTGTGCTGTTAGCTTTCTGGGTAATTAAGATCTTTTTGGAAGCAGTTTACAATAAAATCACAGGGGATGTTGATTAAAGGTTTGTGCTTGATGGAACTTTAATGGCTTGGAACTAAAGAAAACAGTAGACATGTTTCCATCCTTCCATAATACCCTAAGTAAAATGTTGTCATTTTCTATACTCTATTTTCAGATTGGATTGTGAAGTAAGAAAATTCATTATTGATGCTGAAAAAAATGTATCAATACAGTAGTGTTCAGATTTTACCATGTCATGAACAAATAGCCCCATTCAAGGAGGGGAAGAACCAAGTAATAAGTTAAAGCATTGTTAAACAAATAGGGAAAGAAATCAagtggagagtgtttgaagaccCTTGTTAGCTCTataaaagaaaactaaaaaaccaaacaaaccacaaaccccacaaagtacccttcccccccacccccccaccaAGTCCTGGTAGAAAACTGGCAAAAAGGCTTAATATGTAAACAGATGCAAATGTGCTTTCATATCTTGTAGCTACTTGCAAATCTGTTCCTGTTACAACTACAGAGATGTCTTTCACCACAgagtgctgggagagctggtggcatgAGGAGGCCTTTGCTTGCTGCAGTGACTCTACAAGTTCATGCCTTGTTTTGGCTTGTCAGCAGTGTGTGGAGCTGTTGTAGTGTATCCAAGGTACAAGTTGTGTCAGCTTCCCAATTTCCACATCACAGTAAATTTGTTCAGCTCAGCAATGTCCTTTCATAGCTGTCAGTGCTGGGTGAGGATTGCTGTGTCTCCTTGTCTGCACTTCCAGTTTTCTTCCTTACCTTGTGGTGCATAAGGACCCTACGTGAACTTTAGGAAGGAGTTAATGAAATACCACTTTTACAGTGTCATGCTGTTAAATATCTCTAAGTAATGAaggtggaataatttcatttcctCATTGGTTTTCTGGGTGAGTGTTTCTTACAGATGCTCATACTGATGAAGTATTTCTCTAGAATTGCAGTGTTGTTTGACTAAGTTGCTGTAATGCTCTGATTTATTTCTTACCTCAGCCAGATTAGAGAATACCAAGTATATCTGTGGATCAGTTAACCAGGATCAGAAGGCAAAGTAAGTATATTCAGTTATGTTGAGAGCTGTAAAGGCCTCTTTGGTGTCAAATTTTGTAGATGGTGGCACAGCATCAAAAGTATGTAAAACAAAGTTTCACTTCCAGGTAGCAGAGCAGCGTGCAGGAAGGGGACAGCCTTGTGCTTTGGGATGAAAATAGCTTCTGGTTCTGGACTTTGCAGTGAGAAATGGGTATTTATATGCAGCTGGTCTGTACTGTGTTCCTTATTTAGTATTAAAAGACAGGCTATTAGTCACTGTCTTTTCTTGTGAGTTAGTTCTCTGAATTAGCACTTGTTCAGATTGCAGTTCCTTTAAAGTCAGCTTTAAAAAATAACTTGGTGCATCTTTTTTATGTAAGTACATCATGCAGAGGGTCAAACTGTGTTTTGTGTGCCTTGAATCCATGCTTCTCTCATTAAATAAAAAAGCCTGGTAAATTAGCTGCCACTGTTAATCACCAAGGAAGTGCTGGTGGTCAGTACTCTGCTTTTGCTAGAAAGATGTTTCAGGGAGTGGTTATCCTCCTTGGTGGATGGAATGACTGTCAGGTAATACCCTTTAACAGAAGTTTGTATATCACTCTTGTCCTAAAATTTGTGAAAATCCTCCAGTGACTCAGGCTCTCTCTGCAGTGGCTTTATTGCCATTACATAAGGAGTTTTGAAAGTGTAGGGTCCAGTTTGAACCTCGTGACCCAGAGGGAGGCTCTTCCTTAATGTTGTGTTCTCAGGTCCCTGTGTGCCTCAGTTCACTCTGTGTTTCTTCCATGCAGTCAGTGAACCTTGCTGTCAGACTTACTGCACTGTGTCAAACTACTGTTAAACTGTCTTAAAAGTTCATCAAATTGATTGAACTCTATCAAATTATTTGGCCTCAATAAACACACTGCTGCTTCCCTCTTCTGAGTGAGGACATCTGCAGCACGAGGGTACCAGAACTGCAGTTTTCAGCAGATCTGGCATTTTGTGACAGCAACGCAGGGTTTCCCAGTTTCAAGGAACAACAGAGAGCAAACAGTTATTTCCTGAAGCCCATCCAGGAGGAGATGCATGTCTTTTCCCTTTACAAAACAACAGTTTGTTTGGACTTGACCAGAACCTGTGGAAGTAGCGACAGTTCTTTGCTACCTCAGTGAGGTAAAATACCCACACCTTAAAGCTGAACCAATTTTCTTGATGCTTTTTCAAGCATCAGCTTTTTTCCTGGCTTGCTGTCTGGGATCATGTTAGCACTTCTGTCTGCTCTCAGCATCACTGAAGGACACTTCTCCCTGACTCTCTCTAGCCCAGCCTGTGTTACATTGCGGCAGAAATCCACGTGGAGCGTTCGCAGGGATGCTCCGTGGAGGGTCACTGCCTCCAGGGTGTGGTCAGTGATTTGCACACAGTTCTCCAGCTTGAGGCTCTTCAGGTTCGGGCAGTTCTTGAGAAGCTGCAAAATGCAGTCATCTGTAACATGGCCACATCCAGAGAGGGTCAGAGACAGCAGATTTGGACATCTGAAAGCAGGATggtgacaggtgagatgggaTAAATAAATCATAGAGCTTGCAGAAGCAAATAACATCAAGAATAAATATGAAGGCTGAAAAAATGCCTCCTCTTCATCAGGAGGGGCAAGGAGGCACAAATAGGTGAGTGTACATGTAGATCTTAATGTTCAACTTAAGGCAAAGCTTACTTTGCTTTTTCTGTTGGTAGCAACATCTCTAGCTCAGCTGGCACAGTGGCATGTGGAGGCCTGTTTAAGCTGTGGCTCCATCATTTTTTCTTAAGGAGTTGGATGGTGCTGTGCTTCTCCAGGCACAGACAGAGGAGACCCAGCAGAGAGGAGATTAATTTCAGGATGAAGTGGAGGACAACTGAGAGAAGAGACTGCTGTGCAGACATGCTAAGCATGAGCAAGTAAGGCACTCCCACTCTTAAGTTTTAGGAATTGCAGATATGTTTTATCTCCTTGGATTTCCTGAAGCCAGCCGCTTCCTAAAAAGTGTTCAATGTTCAAACCCCACTCAGCTCTTAAACTTTCTTTGAGTCACTGAAACTGGTAATTCTGTTGTTATAAACAATGATGCAGCAAATGAAAAAAGCTTTTTCTTGCTGCTTGAGTAGGCCTGGGGAAGTAGAGGGAAGGGCTGTCCCCAGTGGGGTGTGggtgctgtgcaggagcagctgctgtgctgagcaggCCCTGTGCAGCACTGCAATCATGTGCCATGTCTGCTCctggctcagcccctctgcaggcagcagcaattCAGCATCCACCCAGCTGAACAGAGCATCACACACAGGTCTGTGTCAGTGTTGCTCTTGTGAGGCCTCTGGACAgaatttttttaaactctttccTGTTAAGTGCAGTTGGAGGAAGAAGTTGGCAGCAGTCAAGAAAGCCTTGAACAGAATAAAACTACTTTAAACTCAGGAAGAAAAGCTGGATATTCAATTTGCATTTTTCTTTGTACACAGTGCTAGGAATTTTGACTGGAAATGCTTTCAATGGGTTGCAGTAAAAATAGATAGGACCTTGTATTATCCTTTCTAGGCACAGGTATGCTGATTCCTCCTTAATTCAGATTTTTATCTAATTATTCTAGAACATTTACTTCTGAAATCTGGCACTTGCAATTTAATTTGTTTTGAAGCTGTTTTTCAGTCCTTGTTTTGAGATTGCGCTGCTGCTGGCTCTCTCCTGTCACTATCCCATAATTTTTTCAGTTGTTGTTTCAAAGCTGAGGGCTGTGGCACAGGTGCACCATGTCAGGGAAGCACTGCCACAGCCCCTTGGCTCTGCTTTGGGACCGAGCCAGCCCTGATGTTCCCCACACACAGAGGGAGTAGCTCTGCCCTGTGAgcctcctcctgtcactgctctgctccttcctCGGAGCTGtcttgcag is part of the Melospiza melodia melodia isolate bMelMel2 chromosome 15, bMelMel2.pri, whole genome shotgun sequence genome and harbors:
- the FBXL22 gene encoding F-box and leucine-rich protein 22, with protein sequence MHITQLNRECLLHLFSFLDKNSRKNLAKTCHKLLEVFQDPLLWSLLNFHSPVELKKDNFLLGPALKHLSICWYSERVKVCNIEDWMKNSFQKDFCKRHENTVSDFLLDVCNRCPNLLSLTLSGCGHVTDDCILQLLKNCPNLKSLKLENCVQITDHTLEAVTLHGASLRTLHVDFCRNVTQAGLERVREKCPSVMLRADRSANMIPDSKPGKKLMLEKASRKLVQL